A region from the Candidatus Bathyarchaeota archaeon genome encodes:
- a CDS encoding V-type ATP synthase subunit K (produces ATP from ADP in the presence of a proton gradient across the membrane; the K subunit is a nonenzymatic component which binds the dimeric form by interacting with the G and E subunits): protein MNMKTTLIITLTVMIASATLIGAALAQEEKPPQEYKFLSMAIAVSIPSIGAGYAVAKTGTAAAATITERPELFGRTIVYVGMAEGIAIYGLLIAFLIWI, encoded by the coding sequence ATGAATATGAAGACAACCCTCATAATAACCCTAACGGTGATGATCGCCTCCGCGACCCTGATTGGGGCAGCTCTAGCCCAGGAGGAAAAGCCGCCCCAAGAGTATAAGTTCCTCTCCATGGCCATAGCCGTGAGCATCCCATCCATAGGCGCCGGCTACGCCGTGGCCAAGACGGGGACCGCGGCTGCAGCCACCATAACCGAGCGCCCCGAGCTCTTCGGCCGCACCATAGTGTACGTGGGAATGGCCGAAGGCATAGCCATATACGGCCTCCTGATAGCTTTCCTGATATGGATCTAA